The Nitrospirota bacterium DNA window GGACCAGCTGGTCGTCATCACAGGGCTTTCCGGATCCGGAAAATCGTCGCTGGCATTCGACACGATCTACGCGGAGGGTCAGCGCCGTTATGTCGAGTCACTTTCAGCGTATGCCCGGCAATTTCTGGAGCAGATGAGCAAACCGGATGTCGATTCGATCGAAGGCCTTTCCCCCGCTATCTCGATTGAACAGAAGACAACCAGTCGAAATCCCCGATCCACCGTCGGAACGGTTACCGAAATTTACGATTATTTCCGCCTTTTATTTGCCCGGGTGGGTCATCCGCATTGTTATCAATGCGGGAAAGAGATTGCCGCGCAAACTGTGACCCAGATGGTCGATTCCATTATGGATTTTCCAGAAGGATCCAAGATTCAAATTATGGCACCTATCATTCAAGGAAGAAAAGGGGAGTACAGGAAAGAACTGCTACAAATTAAAAAAAGCGGATTTGTACGAGTCAGAATCGATGGAAAAATTATAGAACTTTCTGAAATACCGCTTCTGGATAAAAAGAAAAAACATTCTATCGAAGTCGTAGTGGATCGAATGATTTTGAAACCGGGCATTGAAAAGCGCCTGGCGGATTCTCTCGAAACAGCGCTCGGCCTCGCCGCAGGATTAGTGATCATTTCCTATGACGCCCAGAAAGAGGTTTTATACAGTGAAAAAATGGCTTGCGTTACATGCGGAGTCAGCTATCCCGAGATGGCACCCAGAATGTTTTCGTTTAATAGTCCGCAGGGTGCTTGCATCGCCTGTGACGGACTTGGAACCACTCGAAATCTCGATCCTGATTTGATTGTGCCGGATCCTTCCCTTTCGTTGAGGGAAGGAGCGGTCAAACCATGGGAAAAACGGAGTGCCGGATTTTATTTTCAGATGATGGAGTCCCTCTCGACCCATTTTAAATTCGAATTGACGACTCCCTACGAGAAGTTGAAACCTGAATTTCAAAAGATCATCCTGTATGGGACCGAATCCGAAGCGGTGACTTTTTATTACGAACGGGAAGGGAGACGGGACTACTATAAAAAACCTTTTGAAGGGGTGATCGCAAACCTGGCGAGAAGATACCGGGACACCGATTCGGCTTATATACGTGAAGAAATTGAGAGATATATGAGCATTCAACCGTGTCCGCTCTGCAAGGGGGAACGTCTCAAAAAGGAGAGCCTGGCTGTAAAGGTTGCCAATCGGTCGATTGCGGAGGTGAGCCGGTTATCGATAAGAGAAGCAGGACGTTTTTTCGATGAGCTGCAACTGAGCGAAAAAGAAAAAGCGATTGCGCATCGGATATTAAAGGAAATCCGGGAACGGCTTGGATTCCTGGTCAGCGTTGGCGTCGACTATTTGACTCTCGATCGAGCTGCGGGAACGCTATCGGGAGGAGAAGGTCAGCGAATACGCCTGGCGACACAAATCGGTTCAAGCCTGGTTGGGGTTCTATATATTCTTGATGAACCCAGTATTGGATTGCATCAAAGAGATAATGAACGCCTTCTCAATACCCTGAAAAGATTACGCGATCTCGGAAATACGGTGCTGGTAGTAGAACATGACGACGAGACCATCCTTGAAGCGGATTATGTTATCGATATGGGACCGGGAGCAGGTCTTTTGGGTGGGAATATCATTTCACAAGGGACCCCGGAGCACATTAAGAAAGACCCTCAATCCTTGACAGGCAGGTATCTTTCCGGAGATCTGTCAATATCAATTCCCCGGCGACACCGCACCGTTCGTAAATTTTTAAAAATTAGAGGAGCCACTGAAAATAATCTCCAGAAGATAGATGTCTCGTTTCCGCTTGGCCTGCTCAGCTGTGTGACGGGAG harbors:
- the uvrA gene encoding excinuclease ABC subunit UvrA; this encodes MQSRYISVKGAREHNLKNIDVDIPRDQLVVITGLSGSGKSSLAFDTIYAEGQRRYVESLSAYARQFLEQMSKPDVDSIEGLSPAISIEQKTTSRNPRSTVGTVTEIYDYFRLLFARVGHPHCYQCGKEIAAQTVTQMVDSIMDFPEGSKIQIMAPIIQGRKGEYRKELLQIKKSGFVRVRIDGKIIELSEIPLLDKKKKHSIEVVVDRMILKPGIEKRLADSLETALGLAAGLVIISYDAQKEVLYSEKMACVTCGVSYPEMAPRMFSFNSPQGACIACDGLGTTRNLDPDLIVPDPSLSLREGAVKPWEKRSAGFYFQMMESLSTHFKFELTTPYEKLKPEFQKIILYGTESEAVTFYYEREGRRDYYKKPFEGVIANLARRYRDTDSAYIREEIERYMSIQPCPLCKGERLKKESLAVKVANRSIAEVSRLSIREAGRFFDELQLSEKEKAIAHRILKEIRERLGFLVSVGVDYLTLDRAAGTLSGGEGQRIRLATQIGSSLVGVLYILDEPSIGLHQRDNERLLNTLKRLRDLGNTVLVVEHDDETILEADYVIDMGPGAGLLGGNIISQGTPEHIKKDPQSLTGRYLSGDLSISIPRRHRTVRKFLKIRGATENNLQKIDVSFPLGLLSCVTGVSGSGKSTLVIDVLYKNLAQHFYRSTDKGGACEAITGLEELDKVINIDQSPIGRTPRSNPATYTGLFTFIRDLFTQLPESRARGYKPGRYSFNVKGGRCEACQGDGVIKIEMHFLPDVYVTCDLCKGKRYNRETLDIKYKGKNIADILDLSVEESLRFFESIPLIRSRLDTLNDVGLGYIKLGQSATTLSGGEAQRIKLSKELSKRGTGRTLYILDEPTTGLHFADIQKLLDVLNRLVENGNTIIVIEHNLDVIKNADYVIDLGPEGGFNGGKVVKTGTPEEISEFQESYTGHFLKKVLKS